The window TTCTGGAATAGATTCTATTTTTATTTTTATATCCTCTACAATAAAATCGGCAACAGGGCAGGCTGGGGAAGTCAAACTCATAGTGATAGTTACATTCTTGTTATCATCAATATTTACATCATAAACCAACCCTAAATCGTAAATATTTACTTGAATTTCAGGGTCACAAATTGTTCTGAGCGTCGTCACTATCTGTTTTTCCAATTCCATTAATAGAATTTCATAAAAAAAGTTGATATAAGCAAATGTAAGGATTTATTACCTATAATCAATGCCTATTTAGATTGTAAGAAAATCAAACAATAATATTACTAAGGATCTATGTTGAGATTACCCTTCTTTTTCAAATTCCTTATCCTTATATGTAAAATGCTGAAATGATTATTTGGAGATTTGTGAAAAATATTAAAATTGACCAGATAGTAAATTCTCTGTTTTTTTAAACAGAGTCATATTTCTTCAAGTATTTCGCAACCAAAATTCTATTTATTTAAAGTTTAAAACAAAAGAGATGAAAAAAGTGCCAAGGCTTGGAATTAAAAATAATTGTTTTTTAGATTATTTTTTAGATTATACAAAGGATCAGTAAATTTAAAATTAAAAGGGTTGGAATAAAATTTTAGTCTCTTTGCAATATTTGTAATTGGCTTACATCCAGTTTAGTTATATGTTTTTAATAAAAAACAATGAATTCATTTCTTTTCCACATATGATATGTTACTGCTTTGCCTCCACAAGAAAATGATTTAAACTAAATGCTTCCTATTCCAGCAAATAAATCAAGAACCATATCGTTTTCAAAATCAAAACGAGACTTTTGTATATTTCAAAATGTGTACTTTGTCACATTGACAAAAATAAACTTATTAAACATGTGTATAATTTATCGTGATAATTAACAATTACTTATGAGAAAAAGGAAGTGAAAGGTATTATTATAGATGGATTAAAATTACATATTCAGATCTTAGCCCATTTTTAAGATATACTAACAAAATGAGAAGATAGACAACAAAAGAATGGAGTTTTCTCTTTTTTGAAGGGAAAAGAAAGAATGGTTGCTTCAATCCCGTTCAACCTAGACAGTAGCATTACTTCTATGGAATGCCAGAACGAACAAAATGATTTTTAATGCTCCAATATGTATGAGAGAAAGTAAAACTAGACAGTTCTTTATTTGGCCAATACAAATCCAAACAAGTAACTTCCCTGCACCGTACAATAAGATAATCTTTGATTATATCATGAACAAAACTTCTGCACAATGGTCAATAGATGATTGCTACCTCACACCAAAAAGTATACCGTAATTATCAATGATATTTAGTCACATTTCCACTACATCTATATTAAGACGTAGCTATTATTACATCAAAGTTCAAAAGAGTTGTCTAGTTTTAGGAGGAACTGATAATTAGAGATAATCTCTACCGCACTCTACCGCAAATTTTAGCTTTTTCGGTTTTGAGTTTGTTCAATAGATTGTTCTTGGAATCTTCTCTGCGTGCTTCGATTCCCATATTCAACACTCCTCCCATCGCTTTTCATCACCATTCTTGTATAATTCATAGAAATGAACTAAAGTATGTGATGAATTCCAGCTAGTAAAAGTGAAGCCGGATACTCCCACTCAAAAAATTCAATGTTTGATCCGTGATGACAAAAAAAATCCTCTTCACCACCCACAGAGAGGCCTCAGTAGAGGTGTTAGTCCATAGGACAGACAATCCCAGCCTGTGCTAGCTTTTGTACATTTTTTTTGATTCTTCTTTCTCTACAATAAATACTCTGTCTAAAATTAATTCTGTGAATTACGTAGACACACACGATAGTTCTGAGGTGTCATACCGAGAGCATTATCTATTCCCCTCCAGTAATGTTCTCCATCCTTGTCTTTATTTGAGGTAATAGAAAATATAATCATTCATTGGCAAGTTTCCCGTAAACTATTACCAACTTATATAGTATCCCTTCTCTGAAACAAATCGTGACTTAATGAATTTCACCGATTAACATAAGCGATTCAGATAGTGGAGCTTCTCCTTCTATCCAATGGAAACATAAAGTTCTTCAATGAGAAGAGTGTAAATAACAATGCAACTAAGATTAGTTTTTTCATAGTTTAGTTTAGTTTAGTTTAGTTTAGTTTTACAATTGATTTACTTTTATATATATCTCTTCAACCTTAACTTTCGAATAAAGTTCAAGCGATAGAACAACTCTATCTGTAATTATCAAAAAATTGATTCCGAATATACTATTTATGTTATTCAACATAACATAATACGTTATTTCTAATGTATTCACAAAACATAAGGTAATCACAGAGAGAAATCTATGTCTGGTACAGCTTTTACTTCCACTCTATTGTTCTCGTTCTCTTGTTCTCTATATTAAAAAATTTAACATGTATTTCAACTGAATGTCTGACTTCCTTTCTGAACCTGTCCTGTACTTGATTGATTGATTGTATTCTACAAAATGCATCGTATCCTTCTTCGACTGGTAATGAGAGTGACACATCAACATAAATATCTCCCCTCAGAAATTACCGGTGTCTTTAAACTTCGTTTCTGTATTCTCACTCTTGAACTTATGGTAGATTTTAGTTCCATTCTCACACATATCACACACAAACAGCCCGGAATACAGCAATGGATCACTTTTCTCTTTGCTCAAAGAAAAGAGGGAGGGAGCAGTAGCAACATTCCAACTTTCTTCATCGTTTCCTAACATTTGATAATGGGATATATAAAGAACTTGCGCTAACGACACATTTAAAATTAATAGATACCCCTCATGTAGCTTGTACTCCCCATTGTCCTTTGTCAAGGCAAATATTCAATCTTATACGGAAAAGTTTGCCCCATGGAAAGACTATCGGTACGAAATAGTCCCAAAAGGGAAGATTAGACCTGTTAACCATAGCTACTTTGGATATATCAACCACTTTCATCAAGACACTGACATTTATATGAATATGGGAAAGATGAAAATACAACTCGCAGAACTCGCAATGCCCTGCCCTTTACTTCAAAAAGTAAAGGGCAGGAAACACTAGTACAAGTACAAGCACTAGCTTTAGTGTGATAAAAACAATTTAATACATTTTTATTTTTCTAAATTCCTATACATTGCCACTTTACATCTCATTATCCTGCTCGAAAAACAGCCTTGATAAACGAACTTATAAATGGCACACTTGCATGTGAATTGTTCAATTACCACCTTGTAATACTTGATAGATTTAATTCTGCTTTCTACTATTGCCTGATAAAGACAATCATATTTTCTTTCTTATATCTTCTCCCCATAATAGTTTTTTTCGCAAGGTATTGTAAAAATTTTGATTAAATCTTTTGACAACTTTAATGGTAAAATCTGATTTTTTTGCCTGAAATTCGCTACCAGATGGAAAGATTTCTGAACGTCCATCTAAAGAAACCAAAAAATTTTTACTGCGAGATTCTACTATAAATCGTATTTCATAATCTTCAGGAATAACTAAAGGACGTACATTCAGAGAATGAGGGGCAACTGGACTTAAAACAAAATTATGAGCTTGTGGTATGATAATTGGACCATTTACGCTTAAATTATATGCTGTAGAACCACTTGGAGTTGCTAACAATAAACCATCTGCCAAATATTCAGTTAAAAATATATCATTTAGATAAGTACAAATAGAAATCATAGATGAAGTATCCCGTTTTAAAATAGCAATTTCATTTAAAGCACAGTTGTATTGTTCACGAAATTGTGGTGAAGTTTCTATTTGTAATAGGCTTCGTTCTTCTATACGATATTTTCCCTGAAAAATTTCATCTATTGTTTCAGTAATTTCAGATGTATTTATATCGGCAAGAAATCCTAAATGACCTGTATTTATTCCCAAAATTGGAATATTTCTATGGCCCACCCAAGCCACTGTCCTCAAAAAAGTTCCATCACCACCTAAACTGAAAACCATATCGAACAGAAACATCTCCCGATGAACAAAGCCTTCTATTTTGGGTGTAAAAGCAAAATATTTGGATAAGTAATTATAAAAAAACTCATCTATCCAAATTTTCGCTCCTAGTTCTGATAAATAGTCAAAAAGACTTTTAATAAAGCTTTGTTTACTTGTCTGATAATCGCCTCCAAATATTCCTATTTTCATAGCAATGAAAACATCTTTTTATCGTAAATTGCTATTGGTAACAAAGAACAAACTTCAACTCAAGGATAAAAGTCGTTTGCTTTAACCTAATATTTATTTAGATTTGTAAATCTATGTTTTATTTTGTATGAATTATAGTTGTAATGCCAATTATTTTTAGATGCAACGAATAAAGTTAAAACACATAATTCTCGAGATGAATTTTCAAAAGAAAATGTGGACTATAGTTTTATGCAGCTTGTATTTTGTTGAAGAGATTAGTATTTGAACATATGAATATGCATAATTCAGCAGTTAAGGGGCGTCTAAAACAAACTCAAAAACTATTGAAGGAGAGTGAAATCAAGTAGAAGATAGTGACACTTTAGGTATGTATTAAAATGAAAGATAACGTACAAGCTTTTATTTTCTTGGCAGAGGGCTTTGAAGAAATAGAGGCCATTAGTGTCATAGACATCATTCGTCGTAGTGAAATGAAAATAACAACCGTATCTATTACTGATAAAAATATAGTTACGGGGTCGCATAATGTTTCAATTGTAGCCGATAAATTATTTTCTGAAACCGATTTTTCTTACGGAGAAATATTAATACTCCCAGGAGGGATACCTGGCTCAGGGAATTTAAATGCTCATGAGGGGTTAAAAAAACTTCTCAAACAATATAATGCAGAGGGGAAGAAAATTGCAGCAATATGTGCAGCACCCTCGGTGTTAGGTGGGTTGCATCTACTACAAGGGAGAAAAGCAACGATTTATCCAGGATTTGAAGATAACCTATTAGGGGCGATTTATGTCGAAGATGGCGTAGTAAAAGATGACAATATCATTACCGGAAGAGGTCCGGCATTTGCCCTTGATTTTGCTTTGTCTATTATATCTGAATTGAAAGGTCAAAAAAAAGCAGAGGAAATTGCTATGAGTATATTGCTAAAATGCTAGGAATAGAAATGATTCTCCAATAGAATTAAGTGTGCACTGTCAGTTACGATTCAAAAATCCACTACTGCAATATTATACTATATCTAGTTCTATGAACGAACGAAAATCCGTGTATAAAACGAAGAATTTCAATTTAAGAAGCCCCGTTTACCTTAAAATTAATTAATCCTTTCGATCTACAATCTTCAATTTCATAGAAATCAGTAATAATTTTAGGAGTATTTTTTGGAGAAAAATTGATGTGCTAATTTCTCGAAAAATATAGCGAATGCATTTAATAGTAATTTGATTCAAACAATTATTTAGATTTTCAATTTTTACAAAAAATTTATTCTAAAAAATTTAGAATAAAAGCATAAGCATTTATAAGATTCTGAGGCGAAAAACGAACATTAGTAGAACTATCAGAAGGTAATAAGTTTGCATATATGCCTATTGGATGTAGACGCAAATTCGTGTAAAGTGTAAAAGCCCTTAATTCTAATTGTAAATATTCTACCAGGAAAACTGCAATTTTTGTTTCAACAGTAACTTTTAACAAATCGTTGGCAATAGGATTTTTGATATTGGAATCAAAAGTTTTTATTATTTTCCAACTAGTTAATACATCCTGTAAAGCTATACAATGTTGGATAAGTAAAACGCGTTTATCATTAATTGTTTTGCGGTATAGATTCAGAAAAAAAATAGATGCTAATAGCTTCTAAAACAATTTTGAAGATGCTAATAATAAAAATTATTTTCACTAATAAAATTATTTTCACGAGATACAGGAGAAAGCATTGTACCTGACAATAAGTATCTTACTTCCAATTTCGTAAATTGGCTCGAAGGGGTGATTTATCAATCATCATATCTTTTTACAATAATGGGGAATAAAATCTTACCTTTGCATAAAATTTGTGGTTCTGAAAAATTCCATTTTACAAGATCTTTACAAAGTGCACCCTGGAATAAAGCAAACCATACTTTCATTTGAAAATGAAAGCAATATTTATTTAAAAGGCTTATTAGGAAGTGCAAAAAGTTTGATTTGTTGTTGCATATTCAAAAAAATAAGAAATCGGAATTTACTTTGTGTATTAAACGACTTAGAGGAGGCGGGCTATTTTTATCACGATTGTTGCCAAGTTTTAGGAGAAAAAGACGTATTGTTCTTCCCCTCTCAGTTTAGGCGAAATATTCGGTATGGACAAAAAAATGCAGCAAATGAAATACTACGCATAGAAGTTTTAAGTCGGTTGAATAATGGGGGACAACCATGTATCATTGTTTCTTATCCAGATGCACTTGCAGAGAAAGTAGTTGATCCCAATAAATTAAAAAGCAATACATTAACAATAAACATTCATGAAAAAATAGATGTTTTATTTGTTATGGATGTGTTGAATTCCTACCATTTTGAACAGGTTGATTATGTATATGAACCTGGTCAATATGCAGTGAGAGGTTCTATTGTCGATGTATTTTCTTTTTCTAACGAATATCCTTATCGAATAGATTTTTTTGGAGATGAAATAGAAAGTATTCGTAGTTTTAACATTGAAACTCAATTATCTAAAGATAAACTAAATTCTATTTCTATTATTTCAGCGAATTCAGGCAATTCAAATACAACATTATTTTCTTATCTCCCTATAACAACAGGATTAATATTAAAAAAAGAGGATTGGATTTATGAAAGATTTCATTCTCTGTGGAATGAAATGCCCATATTAACTAACGAGGAAACTTTTTCATCTGTAGAACAGATGAAAAAGTTTCTAATTCCAGAAAAAACTATTCGGTCATTAATAACAAGCTATAAAAAAATTCATTTAGAGACTTCTTCTCACAGAAAAAAAGATACAATCATTGAGTTTTCTACTGAATTGCAAGTTTTTTACCATAAAAATTTTGATTTAGTATCTTCTTATTTGAAAGAAAAATTGCAGGAAAGCTATACTCTCTATATATTGAGTAGTAGTGAAAAACAAATCAAACGTATTAAATCCATTTTTGAAGATAGAGGAGATGTCATTCCATTTATACCCGTTCTCAATACACTTCATGCTGGATTTATAGATAAAACTTTGCGAATTTGCTTATTCACTGACCATCAATTATTTGATCGTTTTCATAAATATAATTTAAAATCAGAAAAAGTCCATTTAGGTAAAATCGCCCTGTCTTTGAAAGAATTACAACAGTTCCAAGTGGGAGATTATTTAGTGCATATAGACCATGGTATAGGTAAGTTTGGAGGATTAATTCGAACAGAAACTAATGGAAAAATGCAGGAAGTTGTCAAAATGACTTTTCTTAACGAAGATACTATTTTCACCAGTATCCACAATCTACATAAAATTTTCAAGTATAAAGGGAAAGATAATGAACCTCCACGATTGAATAGGTTAGGTTCAAGGGTATGGGAGAATTTAAAAGAAAAAACAAAAAAGAAAGTTAAAGATATTGCTAAAGATCTTATTCAACTTTATTCAAAAAGAAGAGAAGAAAAAGGTTTTGCTTTTTCTTCTGATACTTATCTACAAAAAGAATTAGAAGCTTCTTTCTTTTACGAAAATACTCCAGACCAAGCAAAAGTAAACATGGAGATTAAAAAAGATATGGAAAACATTAGACCAATGGACCGTTTGGTTTGTGGTGATGTTGGATTTGGCAAAACTGAACTAGCTATCCGTGCTGCATTCAAAGCAGTAACAGATAGTAAACAAGTAGCAGTTTTAGTCCCTACTACACTTTTAGCTTTTCAACACTACAATACTTTTAAGGAAAGATTATCCAATTTCCCTGTAACAATAAATTACATTTCAAGAGCAAGAACTACTAAGGATAGTAAAACTATTATCAAAAAATTGAAAGAAGGAACAATTGATATCTTAATAGGAACACATAGAATAGTTAGTAAAGATGTACAATTCAAAGATTTAGGATTATTGATTATAGATGAAGAACAAAAATTTGGAGTAGAGGTAAAAGAAAAATTGAAACAAATGAAAACCAACATCGATTCGCTTACTTTAACAGCTACTCCTATTCCTCGTACGTTACAATTTAGTTTAATGGGAGCAAGAGATATATCTAACATATCTACTCCACCACCTAATCGATATCCAATTCATACAGAATTGCATCGCTTCGAAAAAAATATTATCCGTGAAGCTATCAATTTTGAAATGAGTCGTAACGGTCAGATTTTTATTATCAATAATCGTATTTCCAATTTAGGGGACCTAAAAGATTTGGTAAAAAAAGAGATTCCAGATGGAAGAATTGCTATTGGACACGGGCAAATGGAATCTACTAAATTGGAACAAATTATCACTGATTTTGTCAATTATGAATATGATATTTTGATTTCAACTTCTATCATTGAAAATGGTATTGATATTCCAAATGCTAATACGATTATTATAAATAATGCACAAAATTTTGGATTAAGTGATTTACATCAATTGCGAGGCCGCGTAGGACGAGGTAACCGTAAAGCATTCTGTTATCTACTTTGCCCTCCCCTTTCCAATTTAACGCCCAAAACTGTAAGGCGTTTGCATGCCATTGAAGGTTTTTCAGAACTAGGAAGTGGAATTCATATCGCCATGCAAGATCTAGACATTCGTGGAGCAGGGGATATACTTGGAGCTGAACAAAGCGGATTTATTGCCGATTTAGGTTACGAAACCTATCAAAAAATATTATCCGAAGCTATTCAAGAATTAAAAAATGAAAAATTTAGTAATCTTTATAAAGACGAAAATCAAATCGATACAGGCGAAAATTATGTTATGGAAACTAATTTAGAGAGCGACTTAGAAATATATTTTCCTACATCCTATGTTCCCAATGATTCTGAACGTATTCTACTCTACCGTGAATTAGATACAATAGAAGAAGAACATATGGAACAATTTCGTATCAAGCTGCAAGATAGATTTGGTAAAATTCCTGCTAAAGTAGAAGAATTAATACTAATTGTACGACTTCGCAGGATGGCCAAAAAATCAGGTATAGAAAAAATAGTACTCAAAGATGGTAAAATGATATTGTATTTAGTCAAAAATTTCGATTCTCCATATTATCAAAGTAAATCATTTGACCAAATTTTGGAATTTGCTAAGACTAATTATAAATACTGTAATATTTTAGAAAAAAATAATCGCCGAATGTTGAGTATTCAAAATATCAGTACAGTAGAAAAAGCAGTAAAGATTTTGGAAGAAATCAAGAAGTGAATATGGACTACGAACAAACCGTTGAGTACATTTACAACACTTCTCCTATGTTTCAACAAATAGGAGGTAATGCTTACAAGAAAGGAATGGAAAATTCTTTCCTAATCGATAAATACCTGAATCATCCACACACTAAATATAAAACTATCCATATAGCAGGAACGAATGGGAAAGGGTCTACTTCTCATCTATTAGCATCCGTTTTGCAAGAATCCAATTATAAAGTAGGACTTTACACCTCACCACATCTATTAGATTTCAGAGAAAGAATAAAAATAAATGGTAGTTCTATAAACAAGAATTTTGTAATTAATTTTATCGCTAAATACAAATTTTTCTTTGAATCCATCCAACCTTCATTTTTTGAATTAACAACAGCTATGGCTTTTTCCTATTTTGCAGAACAGGCAATAGATGTTGCTGTTATTGAAGTTGGGTTAGGTGGAAAATTAGATTGTACCAATCTAATTACTCCTGTCTTAAGTATCATTACTAATATCAGTTTTGACCATACTAATTTATTAGGAAATACCCTAACCCAAATTGCGAAAGAAAAAGCAGGAATAATTAAACCTAATATTCCTGTAATTATTGGCAAAGCAGAGGAGAAGGTAAAAAAAGTATTTCTAGATTTAAAGCGTAAAGCGCAAAATACAAAATTTATATTTGCACAAGAAGAAAACTTTATTCTTTCTTCTAAACTCTTGCTCTCTGGATATTGGCAATTAAATACAAAAGAATACCCTAATTTGATCAATGAACTAGGAGGGTATGCTCAAATACAAAATGCAGTAACAACTCTATGCGCTATCAAGATTCTGAAAAGAGATGTTCTAAACATACCGCCCCAAGCTGTATATAGAGGATTTCGTTATGTGACAGCAAACACCGGAATCAAAGGACGTTGGCAAATATTACAATACGCTCCAAAAATTCTGTTGGACATAGGACACAATATTGGAGGATTAGAATATGTTGTACAACAATTAGAATCAGAAAAATATGACAAACTTCATATTATCTTTGGTATAGTTAGTGATAAAGATATTTTATCTATTCTCCAAATTCTACCTAAAAATGCTATTTACTACTTTACACAGGCAAATATTCCTCGCGCGTTGAATGCACAAACATTAATGAACTATGCCAAATCTTTCGGTTTAAGAGGAAGAAATTATTCCACAGTTACTCATGCATTTGCCTCTGCAAAACTTTCTGCCACGAAAGAAGATGTTATTTTTATAGGTGGAAGTACATTTGTTGTTGCTGATGCATTATTAGCTGTTCAAAATTTTCAGTAAATTCTAAAACAAATTATACAGTTGTGCCAAGGGAAGTTTTTTTGCCGGCTTTACGGAAATAAGTACACCATCTATTGATACCTCAAATGTTTTTGAATCAATATCAATACAAGGCATATAATTATTCAACTTCAAGTCATTCTTTGAAATCACACGACAACCTTTTACAACAGTTAACATTTTATTAAGTCCATATCCTTTGATAGCTTCGATTGAAGCTTCACTGATAAACAAACAAGAGGTCGCAGAAGCTGCATTCCCAAATGCACCATACATAGGACGAGAAATATAAGGTTCTGGAGTAGGAATAGAAGCATTAGGATCACCCATCTGTGCATAGGCTATCATTCCTCCTTTTATAACTATATCAGGTTTCGTTCCAAAAAATTCAGGTCGCCAAAGAACAAGATCTGCCAATTTCCCCTTTTCAACAGAACCAACTATGTGAGATAATCCATGTGCAAGAGCAGCATTAATTGTATACTTAGCAATATATCTTCTTACGCGATAATTATCATTTCCTGTCATTTGGTCTTCTGAAAGGAACCCTCGTATTTCTTTCATACGTGAGGCAATTTGCCATGTACGGCAAATTACTTCCCCTATACGACCCATAGCCTGGGAGTCAGAAGTAAAAATAGAAATAGCCCCCATGTCATGCAAGAAATCCTCTGCTCCAATCGTTTGCTGACGAATACGACTCTGAGCAAAAGAAATATCCTCAGGATTATTGAAGTCAAGATGGTGACATACCATTAACATATCCAGATGTTCATCTATTGTATTCAAACTATAGGGATTAGTTGGAGTAGTAGAAGAAGGAAGAATATTCGCATATTCACAAGCCTTCATAATATCTGGGGCATGTCCACCACCAGCACCTTCAACATGATAAGCATGTATTGTTCTTCCATCGATAGCACAAAGAGTGTCCTCAATATAACCACATTCATTGATGGAATCTGTATGAATACAGATCTGTACATCATATTCATCAGCAACTTTAAGACTTGTATCAATAACGGAAGGAGTAGACCCCCAATCCTCGTGAAGCTTCAAACCTAACGCTCCTGCTTTTATTTGGCCTTCAAGAGCTTTTGATTTACTAGAGTTACCTTTTCCAAGAAAACCAAAATTAATAGGAATATTATCGGTTGCTTCCATCATTTTACGAAGATACCAACCTGGAGTACAAGTAGTAGCATAAGTACCTGTAGCAGGTCCTGTTCCTCCTCCCACAAAAGTTGTAATACCAGAAGCCAAAGCTTCATCCGCTTGCTGAGGACTGATATAATGAACATGGGTATCAATAGCTCCTGCCGTCAAAATTCGTCCCTCCCCAGAAACAACCTCAGTAATCGTGCCAATAATAAGAGTAGGAGAAACTCCAGGTTGAATATGAGGGTTCCCCGCTTTACCAATGCCTTTTATTTTTCCATTTTTAATTCCTATATCAGCTTTATATATGCCCTTGTAATCAATAATCAAAGCATTGGTTATCACCATATCCAATACTTCCTCATCACAAAAACCCGATGCTTGTCCCATACCATCACGAATAACTTTACCACCACCAAAGACACATTCTTCCCCATAAGTAGTATAATCCTTTTCTACTTGTATTTTCAAATTTGTATCACCTAAAGTTACTATATCACCCGTAGTAATACCATACATAGAAGAATACAATTTTCTGTTTATCTGTGCCATAAAATTATCCCTTTTACGTATCCAAAATGAAACCTTGCTCTTTCATAGTAAGAGTTATTTCTTTTTGCTTGTGTTCAAACGAACCATTTACTAACCCACTCCCTCCCCATATTTGTTTATCACCAGCAATTTCTACTAATTCCACATTTTTAGTTTCTCCAGGAGGAAATAGAATGGTTGTCCCAGCAGGAATATTCAATCGAAAACCAATAGATGCTGAACGATCAAATAATAAAGCTTTATTAGTTTCTTCAAAACTACAATGTGAACCAACCTGTATGGAACGTGTCCCTGTATTAGTAACACAAAGTGTAATTGTGCGACGATTAGTATTGTAAAAAATAGGTTCATCCTTTGTTTCTATAAATCCAGGAATAACACCCATACTATTATCTGATTCTACTCTTTTAGAAGATTTAATTAAACCTGAACCATAAAGAGCAAATATTGAAGAAACAGTCTCATAACAAATGGGATGA of the Candidatus Azobacteroides pseudotrichonymphae genomovar. CFP2 genome contains:
- a CDS encoding urease subunit gamma produces the protein MRLTPRDVEKLMLHIACVVAQKRYARGLKLNYPEAVALLSGQLLELIRDGHNLAELTKLGKEILGKGDVLPGVAEMLIQVQVEGTFTDGTKLVSIHHPICYETVSSIFALYGSGLIKSSKRVESDNSMGVIPGFIETKDEPIFYNTNRRTITLCVTNTGTRSIQVGSHCSFEETNKALLFDRSASIGFRLNIPAGTTILFPPGETKNVELVEIAGDKQIWGGSGLVNGSFEHKQKEITLTMKEQGFILDT